In Procambarus clarkii isolate CNS0578487 chromosome 30, FALCON_Pclarkii_2.0, whole genome shotgun sequence, the DNA window CTTGGTGACTGATCCTTGGTGACTGATCCTTAGTGGCTGATCTCTTGGTGGCTGATCTCTTAGTGACTTCCTTGGTGACTGATCTTTGGTGACCGATCCTTGGTGGCTGATCCTTGGTGACTGATCCTTGGTGGCTGATCCTTGGTGGCTGATCCTTGGTGACTGATCTCTTAGTgactttcttggtgactgattctTGGTGACTGATCTCTTGGTGACTTCCTTGGTGACTGATCCTTGGTGACTGATCCTTGGTGACTGATCCTTGGTGACTGATCCATGGTGGCTGCTCTCTTGGTGACTGATCCTTGGTGACTGATCTCTTGGTGACTGATCCTTGCTGACTGATCCTTgctgactgatgtcttggtgactGATCCTTGGTGACTGATCCTTGGTGACTGATCCTTGGTGACTGATCCTTGCTGACTGATCCATGGTGGCTGCTCTCTTGGTGACTGATCCTTGGTGACTGATCCTTgctgactgatgtcttggtgactGATCCTTGGTGACTGATCCTTGGTGACTGATCCTTgctgactgatgtcttggtgactGATCCTTGGTGACTGATCCTTGGTGACTGATCCTTGGTGACTGATCCTTGCTGACTGATCCTTgctgactgatgtcttggtgactGATCTCTTGGTGACTGATCCTTGCTGACTGATCCTTGCTGACTGATCCTTGCTGACTGATCCTTgctgactgatgtcttggtgactGATCCTTGGTGACTGATCCTTGGTGACTGATCCTTgctgactgatgtcttggtgactGATCCTTGGTGACTGATCCTTGGTGACTGATCCTTGGGGACTGATCCTTGGTGACTGATCCTTGGGGACTGATCCTTGGTGACTGATCCTTGGTGGCTGATCTCTTGGTGGCTGATCTTTTGGTGACTGATCCTTGGTGATTGATCCTTGGTGACTGATCCTTGGTGACTGATCCTT includes these proteins:
- the LOC123750420 gene encoding EF-hand calcium-binding domain-containing protein 5-like, producing MRAVTKRAVTKRAVTKRLATKDQSPRISPQGSATKDQSPRTSHQGSVTKDQSPRINHQGSVTKRSATKRSATKDQSPRISPQGSVTKDQSPRISHQGSVTKDQSPRHQSARISHQGSVTKDQSPRHQSARISQQGSVSKDQSARISHQEISHQDISQQGSVSKDQSPRISHQGSVTKDQSPRHQSARISHQGSVTKDQSPRHQSARISHQGSVTKRAATMDQSARISHQGSVTKDQSPRISHQDISQQGSVSKDQSPRDQSPRISHQESSHHGSVTKDQSPRISHQGSVTKEVTKRSVTKNQSPRKSLRDQSPRISHQGSATKDQSPRISHQGSVTKDQSPRKSLRDQPPRDQPLRISHQGSVTKEQSPR